CATAGTATTTAAGAAGTTCTTCTCTATCCATTTTTTTACCAAGACCAGAAAAATTATATATTCCGTTTCCCTCGTATAATTCTGAAGGTGCTACATCCATAGCAATAGCAATATCTTCTCCTGGTTTATAACCTGCTTTTTCAATAGCTTTAACTAAAAAATCTAAAGCCTCTTCAGGAGATTTTATTTGAGGAGCAAAACCTCCTTCATCTCCTATAGAAGTACTTAATCCTTTTTCTTTTAAAAGGCTTTTTAACGAATGGTATGTTTCTGCTCCCATTCTTAAAGCTGTAGAAAAGCTATCTCCTCCCCAGGGAACAATCATGAATTCTTGAAAATCTAAAGGATTATCTGCATGAGCACCACCGTTTATAACATTCATAAAAGGTACAGGCAAAACTCTTGCTCTTAATCCACCAATATAAGCAAAAAGAGGTACTCCTAATTCTTCAGCAGTGGCTTTAGCACAGGCAAGAGAAACTCCTAAAATAGCATTAGCTCCAAGTTTTGATTTGTTCTCGGTTCCATCAAGTTCACAAAGCATTTGGTCAATTTCTACCTGTTTAGAAGATTCAAAACCCTCTAATTGAGGAGCTATAATTTCATTTACATTAAAAACCGCCTTTTGAACCCCTTTCCCAAAATATCTTTTTGGATCTTTATCTCTTAATTCAAGAGCTTCGTGTTTACCAGTTGAAGCCCCTGAAGGAATTGATACTCTTCCATAAAAACCACTTTCTAACCAAACCTCTACTTCAATTGTAGGATTACCTCTTGAATCAAGTACTTCACGAGCCTTTATATGGGAAATTTTGCCCATTTCTTTCCCTCCTTTTCTTTGAAATTTTCTTTAATAAAATTTTTTATCTCTTCCCAATAAACAGGTTTAGTTCCTATCTTACCAACCACTATTCCTGCTGCAATATTTGCTAATTCAAGAATTTGTTTTAAAGGTAAACCTATAGCATAAAAAGCTCCTAAGGAGGCTATTACTGTATCTCCAGCTCCTGAAACATCATAAACTTCCTTTGCTTGAGAAGGAGAATAAATGGCTCCTTCCTTAGGATGATAGGAAAATATTCCATCTTTACCTAAGGTTATAACAAGAAAATCAAGATTGTATTTTTCAACCAAAATTTTTGCAGATTCTT
The window above is part of the Thermodesulfobacterium geofontis OPF15 genome. Proteins encoded here:
- the eno gene encoding phosphopyruvate hydratase, which translates into the protein MGKISHIKAREVLDSRGNPTIEVEVWLESGFYGRVSIPSGASTGKHEALELRDKDPKRYFGKGVQKAVFNVNEIIAPQLEGFESSKQVEIDQMLCELDGTENKSKLGANAILGVSLACAKATAEELGVPLFAYIGGLRARVLPVPFMNVINGGAHADNPLDFQEFMIVPWGGDSFSTALRMGAETYHSLKSLLKEKGLSTSIGDEGGFAPQIKSPEEALDFLVKAIEKAGYKPGEDIAIAMDVAPSELYEGNGIYNFSGLGKKMDREELLKYYEKLVKNYPIISIEDPFAEDDPEGFKLITKSLGNKIQIVGDDIFVTNPKRIEWGIKEKLANAVLIKLNQIGTLTETISAVELAYRNNWKCMVSHRSGETEDTFIADFAVALNTGQIKTGAPARSERVAKFNQLLRIEEYLGSAAIFAGKSILK